In the genome of Pseudomonas protegens, one region contains:
- a CDS encoding 3-oxoacyl-ACP reductase, translating to MSDRYIDFANSSIGHRLVGALGLPSPVRLERWQAGRLRPIEGALLVGGGPLAQQVSRLAPRLTDSIYSYGCDPALATPWIPGHGPRLKAVVFDASELRHTDQLKQLREFFQPLLRSLEPCAHLLILGRAPETLDTPFAASAQRALEGFSRSLAKELRNGATLQLLYVSQGAEEQLEGALRFFLSPKSAFVCGQVLRLQPCAVQVQDWSRPLAGRRALVTGAARGIGAAIAETLARDGAQVLLLDVPQAKSDLEALAARLGGQAITLDICAADAPAQLLEQLPDGLDILVHNAGITRDKTLANMTAEFWDAVLAVNLNAPQVLTQALLDSGRLHDHGRVILLASISGIAGNRGQTNYAASKAGLIGLAQSWAPSLQPRDISINAVAPGFIETQMTARVPFALREAGRRMSSLGQGGLPQDVAEAVAWLAQPGSGAISGQALRVCGQSVLGA from the coding sequence ATGTCCGACCGTTATATCGACTTCGCCAATTCATCCATCGGCCATCGCCTGGTGGGCGCCCTTGGCCTGCCGTCGCCGGTCCGCCTGGAACGCTGGCAGGCCGGACGCCTGCGCCCCATCGAGGGCGCCTTGCTGGTGGGCGGCGGTCCCCTGGCGCAGCAGGTGAGCCGCCTGGCCCCGCGCCTGACCGACTCGATCTACAGCTACGGCTGCGATCCGGCCCTGGCCACGCCGTGGATTCCCGGCCACGGCCCCCGGCTCAAGGCGGTGGTGTTCGATGCCAGCGAACTGCGCCACACCGATCAGCTCAAGCAACTGCGGGAGTTCTTCCAGCCGCTGCTGAGAAGCCTTGAGCCCTGCGCCCACCTGCTGATCCTCGGACGAGCCCCGGAAACCCTCGATACGCCCTTCGCCGCCAGCGCCCAGCGGGCCCTGGAAGGTTTCAGCCGCTCCCTGGCCAAGGAGCTGCGCAACGGCGCCACCCTGCAATTGCTGTATGTCAGCCAGGGTGCAGAGGAACAGTTGGAGGGGGCGCTGCGCTTCTTTCTGTCGCCCAAGAGCGCGTTCGTCTGCGGACAGGTCCTGCGCTTGCAGCCCTGCGCCGTCCAGGTCCAGGACTGGAGCCGCCCGCTGGCCGGGCGCAGGGCCCTGGTCACCGGCGCCGCCCGGGGCATTGGCGCGGCCATCGCCGAAACCCTGGCCCGTGACGGCGCCCAGGTGCTGCTGCTGGATGTGCCCCAGGCCAAGAGCGACCTGGAAGCCCTGGCCGCGCGACTTGGCGGACAGGCCATCACCCTGGATATCTGTGCCGCGGACGCCCCGGCGCAGTTGCTCGAACAACTGCCGGACGGCCTCGACATCCTGGTGCACAACGCCGGCATCACCCGGGACAAGACCCTGGCCAACATGACCGCGGAATTCTGGGATGCGGTGCTGGCGGTGAATCTCAACGCCCCGCAGGTGCTGACCCAGGCCTTGCTCGACAGCGGCCGCCTGCACGACCACGGCAGGGTGATCCTGCTGGCCTCCATCAGCGGCATTGCCGGCAACCGCGGACAGACCAACTACGCCGCCAGCAAGGCCGGGCTGATCGGCCTGGCCCAGTCCTGGGCGCCATCGCTGCAACCGCGGGACATCAGCATCAATGCCGTGGCCCCGGGCTTCATCGAGACGCAGATGACCGCCAGGGTGCCCTTCGCCCTGCGCGAGGCCGGGCGGCGCATGAGCTCCCTGGGCCAGGGCGGCCTGCCCCAGGATGTCGCCGAGGCGGTGGCCTGGCTGGCCCAGCCGGGCAGTGGCGCGATCAGCGGACAAGCCTTGCGGGTCTGCGGCCAAAGCGTCCTGGGAGCCTGA
- the cueR gene encoding Cu(I)-responsive transcriptional regulator translates to MNIGQAARKSGLSAKMIRYYESIGLLKPAHRSDSGYRLYGEEDLHSLAFIKRSRDLGFSLEEVGKLLTLWQDRQRASADVKALARQHIDELNRKIRELAGLRDTLQDLVEHCHGDQRPDCPILKELASGSCCGS, encoded by the coding sequence ATGAACATCGGCCAAGCGGCGCGCAAGAGCGGCCTGAGCGCCAAGATGATCCGTTACTACGAGTCCATCGGCCTGCTCAAGCCGGCCCACCGCAGTGACAGCGGCTATCGCCTGTATGGCGAGGAAGACCTGCACAGCCTGGCCTTCATCAAGCGCTCTCGCGACCTGGGCTTTTCCCTGGAGGAAGTGGGCAAGCTGCTGACCCTGTGGCAGGACCGGCAGCGGGCCAGCGCCGATGTAAAGGCCCTGGCGCGCCAGCATATCGATGAGCTGAACCGCAAGATCCGCGAGCTGGCGGGGTTGCGCGACACTCTGCAAGACCTGGTGGAGCACTGTCACGGCGACCAGCGTCCGGACTGTCCGATCCTCAAGGAGCTGGCTTCGGGCAGTTGTTGCGGGTCCTGA
- a CDS encoding acetyl-CoA C-acetyltransferase, producing the protein MTQRHRVAIIGGNRIPFARSNGPYATASNQAMLTATLEGLIERYNLHGLRIGEVVAGAVLKHSRDFNLTRECVLGSRLAPTTPAYDIQQACGTGLEAALLVANKIALGQIDCGIAGGVDTTSDAPIGVNEGLRQILLQANRARSVGDKLKSLLQLRPHHLKPELPRNGEPRTGLSMGEHCEQMAKTWSIGRGEQDQLALESHQKMAAAYAEGWHDDLLTPFLGLTRDNNLRPDLSLEKLASLKPAFDHSGQGTLTAGNSTPLTDGASLVLLGSEQWAQERGLPILAYLRDGEAAAVDFVQGAEGLLMAPVYAVPRLLARNGLSLQDFDYYEIHEAFAAQVLCTLKAWEDADYCKTRLGLEAPLGPIDRARLNVKGSSLAAGHPFAATGGRIVANLAKLLSVAGQGRGLISICAAGGQGVTAIIER; encoded by the coding sequence ATGACACAACGGCATCGCGTGGCGATTATCGGCGGTAACCGCATCCCCTTTGCCCGTTCCAACGGGCCCTATGCCACGGCCAGCAACCAGGCCATGCTCACCGCCACCCTCGAAGGCCTGATCGAGCGCTACAACCTGCACGGCCTGCGTATCGGCGAAGTGGTGGCCGGGGCCGTGCTCAAGCACTCCCGGGATTTCAACCTGACCCGCGAATGCGTGCTGGGCTCGCGGCTGGCGCCCACCACCCCGGCCTACGACATCCAGCAAGCCTGTGGCACCGGCCTGGAAGCGGCGTTGCTGGTGGCCAACAAGATTGCCCTGGGGCAGATCGATTGCGGCATCGCCGGTGGCGTCGACACCACTTCGGACGCACCGATCGGGGTCAACGAGGGGCTGCGCCAGATCCTGCTGCAAGCCAACCGGGCCAGGAGCGTCGGCGACAAGCTGAAGAGCCTCCTGCAACTGCGACCCCATCACCTCAAGCCGGAACTGCCGCGCAATGGCGAACCGCGCACCGGCCTGTCCATGGGCGAGCACTGTGAACAGATGGCCAAGACCTGGAGCATCGGCCGTGGCGAGCAGGACCAGCTGGCCCTGGAAAGCCACCAGAAAATGGCCGCGGCCTATGCCGAAGGCTGGCATGACGATCTGCTTACCCCCTTTCTCGGCCTGACCCGGGACAACAACCTGCGCCCGGACCTGAGCCTGGAAAAACTCGCCAGCCTCAAGCCGGCCTTCGACCACAGCGGTCAGGGCACCCTCACCGCCGGCAACTCCACGCCGTTGACCGATGGCGCCTCCCTGGTGCTGCTGGGCAGTGAGCAATGGGCCCAGGAGCGCGGTCTGCCGATCCTGGCCTACCTGCGCGACGGCGAGGCGGCGGCGGTGGACTTCGTCCAGGGCGCCGAAGGGCTGTTGATGGCGCCGGTGTACGCCGTGCCGCGCTTGCTGGCGCGCAATGGCCTGAGCCTGCAGGACTTCGATTACTACGAAATCCACGAAGCCTTTGCCGCCCAGGTGCTGTGCACCCTCAAGGCCTGGGAGGACGCGGATTACTGCAAGACCCGCCTGGGCCTGGAGGCGCCCCTGGGGCCCATCGATCGCGCCCGGCTCAACGTCAAAGGCAGCTCCCTGGCGGCGGGGCACCCGTTTGCCGCCACTGGCGGGCGCATTGTCGCCAACCTGGCGAAGTTGCTGAGTGTGGCGGGGCAGGGCCGCGGCTTGATTTCCATCTGCGCGGCGGGCGGGCAGGGCGTGACGGCGATCATCGAACGCTGA
- a CDS encoding heavy metal translocating P-type ATPase, with protein MPESTTFDLPIAGMTCASCAGRVERALGKVAGIRAVSVNLATEQARVEAPGDSLPALLQAVENAGYSVPVHTVELTIGGMTCATCAGRVERALNKVAGVRSASVNLATERAHVELLGQVDPALLINAVTQAGYCASLWQAEQKQGDEQQQQLRRERWSLALAILLALPLVLPMLVQPFGLHWMLPAWAQFALATPVQFIFGARFYVAAWKAVRAGSGNMDLLVALGTSAGYGLSLYEWATAAAGSMPHLYFEASAVVIALVLLGKYLESRAKRQTASAIRALEALRPERAIQVIDGREQEVAISALRLGDLVLVKPGERFPVDGEVIEGQSHADEALISGESLPVPKQPGDKVTGGAINGEGRLLVRTLALGAETVLARIIRLVEDAQAGKAPIQKLVDKVSQVFVPTVLVLALITLVGWWLYGAPLETAVINAVAVLVIACPCALGLATPTAIMAGTGVAARHGILIKDAEALERAHEVSAVVFDKTGTLTSGTPRIAHMQAVEGDDNSLLQLAGALQRGSEHPLAKAVLDLCQERQLPVADVSASQSLTGRGIAGTLDGRQLALGNRRLLEECGLNPGGLAQVAKDWEHQGRTLSWLIEQSPQARVLGLFAFGDTLKPGALQAVQQLRARQISSHLLTGDNRGSAKVVADALGIDDVHAEVLPADKAATVTALKRTGVVAMVGDGINDAPALAAADIGIAMGGGTDVAMHAAGITLMRGDPRLIPAALEISRKTYAKIRQNLFWAFVYNLIGIPLAAFGLLNPVLAGAAMALSSVSVVSNALLLKTWKPKDLENAE; from the coding sequence ATGCCTGAATCAACCACCTTCGACCTGCCGATTGCCGGCATGACCTGCGCCAGCTGCGCCGGTCGTGTCGAGCGAGCCCTGGGCAAGGTCGCCGGTATCCGTGCGGTGAGCGTCAACCTGGCCACGGAACAGGCCCGAGTCGAGGCCCCCGGGGACAGCCTGCCGGCGCTGCTGCAAGCGGTGGAAAATGCCGGTTACAGCGTGCCGGTGCACACCGTCGAATTGACCATCGGCGGCATGACCTGCGCGACCTGCGCCGGTCGCGTCGAGCGCGCCTTGAACAAGGTTGCCGGGGTGCGCAGCGCCAGCGTCAACCTGGCCACCGAGCGCGCCCACGTCGAGCTGCTGGGTCAGGTCGACCCGGCGCTGCTGATCAACGCCGTGACCCAGGCCGGCTACTGCGCCAGTCTGTGGCAGGCCGAGCAGAAGCAGGGCGACGAGCAACAACAGCAGCTGCGCCGCGAACGCTGGAGCCTGGCGCTGGCGATCCTCCTGGCCCTGCCCCTGGTGCTGCCGATGCTGGTGCAACCCTTTGGCCTGCACTGGATGCTCCCGGCCTGGGCCCAGTTCGCCCTGGCCACCCCGGTGCAGTTCATCTTCGGCGCGCGCTTCTATGTCGCCGCCTGGAAAGCCGTGCGCGCCGGCAGCGGCAACATGGACCTGCTGGTGGCCCTGGGCACCAGCGCCGGTTATGGCCTGAGCCTGTATGAATGGGCCACGGCCGCCGCGGGCAGCATGCCGCACCTGTACTTCGAAGCCTCGGCGGTGGTGATCGCCCTGGTGCTGCTGGGCAAGTACCTGGAGAGCCGCGCCAAGCGCCAGACCGCCAGCGCCATCCGCGCCCTGGAGGCCCTGCGTCCGGAGCGGGCAATCCAGGTCATCGATGGGCGCGAGCAGGAAGTCGCCATCAGCGCCCTGCGCCTGGGCGACCTGGTACTGGTCAAGCCCGGCGAGCGCTTCCCGGTGGACGGCGAAGTCATCGAAGGCCAGAGCCACGCCGACGAAGCGCTGATCAGCGGTGAAAGCCTGCCGGTGCCCAAGCAGCCCGGGGACAAGGTCACCGGTGGCGCCATCAACGGCGAAGGCCGCCTGCTGGTGCGCACCCTGGCCCTGGGCGCGGAAACCGTGCTGGCGCGGATCATTCGCCTGGTGGAAGACGCCCAGGCCGGCAAGGCGCCGATCCAGAAACTGGTGGACAAGGTCAGCCAGGTGTTCGTGCCCACCGTGCTGGTGCTGGCGCTGATCACCCTGGTGGGCTGGTGGCTGTACGGCGCGCCCCTGGAAACCGCGGTGATCAATGCGGTGGCGGTGCTGGTGATCGCCTGCCCTTGCGCCCTGGGCCTGGCCACGCCCACGGCGATCATGGCCGGCACCGGCGTGGCCGCTCGCCACGGCATCCTGATCAAGGATGCCGAAGCCCTGGAGCGGGCCCACGAGGTCAGCGCGGTGGTCTTCGACAAGACCGGCACCCTGACTTCCGGCACCCCACGCATCGCCCATATGCAGGCGGTGGAAGGCGACGACAACAGCCTGCTGCAACTGGCCGGCGCCCTGCAGCGCGGCAGTGAACATCCCCTGGCCAAGGCGGTGCTGGACCTGTGCCAGGAACGCCAACTGCCGGTGGCCGATGTCAGCGCCAGCCAGTCCCTGACCGGGCGCGGCATCGCCGGCACCCTGGACGGCCGCCAACTGGCCCTGGGCAACCGCCGCCTGCTGGAAGAATGCGGCCTGAACCCGGGCGGCCTGGCCCAGGTGGCCAAGGACTGGGAGCACCAGGGCCGGACCCTGTCCTGGCTGATCGAACAGAGCCCGCAAGCCCGGGTGCTGGGCCTGTTCGCCTTTGGTGACACCCTCAAGCCCGGCGCCTTGCAAGCGGTGCAGCAACTGCGCGCGCGGCAGATCAGCAGCCACCTGCTGACCGGCGACAACCGTGGCAGCGCCAAGGTCGTAGCCGATGCCCTGGGCATCGACGATGTGCACGCCGAAGTGCTGCCGGCGGACAAGGCCGCCACGGTGACGGCGCTGAAAAGGACCGGCGTGGTGGCCATGGTCGGCGACGGCATCAACGACGCCCCGGCCCTGGCCGCGGCCGACATCGGCATTGCCATGGGCGGCGGCACCGACGTGGCCATGCACGCAGCGGGCATCACCCTGATGCGCGGCGACCCACGCTTGATCCCGGCGGCCCTGGAGATCAGCCGCAAGACCTACGCGAAGATCCGCCAGAACCTGTTCTGGGCCTTCGTCTACAACCTGATCGGCATCCCGCTGGCGGCCTTCGGCCTGCTCAACCCGGTGCTGGCCGGGGCGGCCATGGCCCTGTCCAGCGTCAGCGTGGTGAGCAATGCGCTACTGTTGAAAACCTGGAAACCCAAAGACCTGGAGAACGCCGAATGA
- a CDS encoding PA4780 family RIO1-like protein kinase has translation MKTPKRIEPLIEDGLVDEVLRPLMSGKEAAVYVVRCGNELRCAKVYKEANKRSFRQAAEYQEGRKVRNSRQARAMAKGSKFGRKETEDAWQNAEVAALFRLANAGVRVPKPFDFLEGVLLMELVADEYGDAAPRLNDVVLEPDQAREYHAFLISQIVLMLCTGLVHGDLSEFNVLLTPDGPVIIDLPQAVDAAGNNHAFSMLERDVGNMASYFGRFAPELKHTRYAKEMWALYEAGTLHPGSLLTGEFDDPEELADVGSVIREIEAARLDEERRQAVRAADDAPPGQSAEPPPPPWMQ, from the coding sequence ATGAAGACTCCAAAACGCATTGAACCCCTGATCGAAGACGGTCTGGTAGACGAGGTGCTGCGCCCACTCATGAGTGGTAAAGAGGCAGCTGTGTATGTGGTGCGCTGCGGCAACGAGCTACGTTGCGCCAAGGTCTACAAGGAGGCGAATAAACGCAGTTTCCGTCAGGCGGCGGAGTATCAGGAAGGGCGCAAGGTGCGCAACAGCCGTCAGGCTCGGGCCATGGCCAAGGGCTCGAAGTTCGGGCGCAAGGAGACCGAAGACGCTTGGCAGAACGCCGAAGTGGCGGCGCTGTTCCGCCTGGCCAACGCCGGGGTGCGGGTGCCCAAGCCGTTCGACTTTCTCGAAGGCGTGCTGCTGATGGAACTGGTGGCCGACGAGTACGGCGATGCGGCGCCGCGGCTCAACGATGTGGTGCTGGAACCGGACCAGGCCCGTGAATATCACGCCTTCCTGATTTCCCAGATCGTGCTGATGTTGTGTACCGGGCTGGTGCACGGTGACCTGTCCGAGTTCAACGTGCTGCTGACGCCGGATGGTCCGGTGATCATCGACCTGCCCCAGGCGGTGGACGCGGCGGGCAACAACCACGCGTTCAGCATGCTGGAGCGGGACGTGGGCAACATGGCGTCCTACTTCGGGCGTTTTGCCCCGGAACTCAAGCACACCCGTTATGCCAAGGAAATGTGGGCCTTGTACGAGGCCGGCACCTTGCACCCGGGCAGTCTGCTGACCGGCGAGTTTGACGACCCCGAGGAGTTGGCGGATGTCGGCAGCGTGATCCGCGAGATCGAAGCGGCACGTCTCGACGAAGAGCGCCGGCAGGCCGTGCGGGCGGCGGACGATGCGCCGCCCGGCCAATCCGCAGAACCACCGCCTCCGCCCTGGATGCAGTGA